ACGtggcttggagatcagctcactgtCCTCAGTACTCGAAtaacattacaatgtgattggaactccactcaattttgtgtaaCGCCTGTGCCTTTTAATATCTCCCAGAATTGGACCGAAATCCAAAAATTATTagtaggccataaaaatattagtttggacatccaagagctcactcagaacatttccgATACACTTCGACAGCAATTATATGTGTTGTCTGGAACCGTGACTCTGCAAGAGCGGGGTCAACGTCTTGCTGCCTTTAACAAATGGACCCAGATGAAaacatggatttctacaatctctggaagtatattgctttgggcactcGGATTGGGTCTACTTCTCTTGGTGATTCGATGCTCCCTCCGTCgcctccaaaaaacaaaagaaaacacggGAACAAATATGGACTACCTTTTTAagattgaggcaaaacaaaaagggggaaatgcaggggcctttgaaaacagcatgctgagaatagatagggctcaaggacagtatctccaatggaacttttaatgaactcccgtaggcgacaagaaggcgggcagataaggaagagcatagaaacaaggaactgagtagaaagttacatctgggaaaagaaagtttgttttgcattgtgtttttctgctgacgtggggtttatggagtataaataaagtgaggcggaggctctcagtgcggccgccatgttctctgtttgtctttgtcttttgtgtcctttcattctccaccacccccggcacagACCCCAATAAATAACTTggacccaggagacggaggttacagtgagccaagctcacaaTCTAAGTCTCAGGCATATTAGGAGTTCTATAATAAAACACCAAGTAGATCAGAGTGTCCAAACCTACTAGAGAAGAAAAGTGAAATCATTGGCTATACTTCCAAATTGCATTCAAAGGAAATTTAAGTTCTGAATTGTTTTCACCTTCATACTGCCAAGTGAATAGAATTCAAACAGAACACTCCATTCCTTCAAAGCCTCTAGCCAGGCACAGTTTTACTGTATTACTTCTTGCTTTCAATGGATATAAAGCACAGTCCTGGTCGGCACCTTATGTACACCTGCAAAGATGCAGAACTAAACGGTTCCATCTGTTCCATATTAAAACAAAAGTCCTGTAAACCTTGGATGGTGAGTGTAATACTTCAGCACTAGCACCAAAACCTCAAAGATGAGAAGATACCAAGAACACTAGTAGCAAACAAAACTAAACTCTCTGCCAGGagcagtagttcacacctgtaatcccagcactctgacaagccaaggtgggaggattactgaaggtcaagagttcaagacaagcctgggaagCATAGGGAattctcatctctacaaaaaaaaaaaagtttaaaaagagctgggcgttgtggcacagACCTGTCATgctagctacttggcaggctgaggtgggaaaattgcttcttcccgggagttcgaggctgcagtagctATGattatggcactgcactccagcctgggtgacagagtgagacctagaTAATTACATTCTCTCCTGCTCCTGTTTACACCAAAATCACGAAGTTAAAACGCTTTCAATTTGGCaggataaaaattaaatgaaatgtgaCTTTGGAGTCTGGAGGaagtaagaaggaaggaagggaggaagggagggagggaaggaagggaaggagggagggttagagcaagggaggaagaaaggggaaacagaaaaggtaaagaaaggaaaggaaaggaagaaggaaggaatgaattaaaaggaaagaaaggaagaaaacaaaaaaaggaaggaaagaaggaaacgaaagataaaagaaaagaagaaaaggaaaagaaaggaaaggaaaaaaggaaagggaaggtaatgaagaaagaaaagaaaaatagaaataaataacaaattactTACTAGGAGAAAGTTTTAGCAACCTCAATGACAAATAAAAGGATTGTATCCTTAGCCtgtaaagaaatctttaaaattactcagaaaaaaaaaaaaaacattttcaacagaAAATGGGCAATGGAGAAACAGTCacttctcacaaaaataaaaatggccaatagaTATATAACAAAGATTCAAAAGTATTAGAAATCAAGGAAATGCCATGAAAACAATGACATTTTCTGTATAAAGGCGCAAAGATGACAAATGGAATGGGGAACCTGGAGCTCTGttcctgttggtgggagtataaactgaGACATTTTCCTggagaataatttgaaaatttctattaAAGACCCTCAAAATTATTACCCTCCAGAAattctgcttctatgaattcagTCCAAAAATGCTTGCTCGACTCcactaaaatgtatatataagaaaatgCACCTCTGTGGCGGCAATGATAAACTTAATATACATCCGGCTATTAAAAATGATGATGCTAGGATATATTTCCTGTCACAGAAGTATGCCCAAAATATAGTAAGTGGCAAAACACTATCTAATATGAttctacttttgaaaatatttacatgtataaaaaatataaaaaacaacacACCAGAATGTTTTGAGTGgcaaattaaagatttttcttaatatttgtcaTCCAAATTCTGACAAAAATATGTGATTTCCTTTATAATCAGGGAGaagtgttattttcatttatttatctttaaatctcttttctttttcttatttttcctcctgTATGTATGTATCCCAAGTAGGCTAGATCTCCTGCCTCTTGAGGGAATCCAGCCCATTTCTGGGAAGTGCACTACATACAGCTGCtcatcttccttttattttaagagatCTGGAGACGTTTTTATTTCAAACTGTTTTATTGTTCTCagaatatatgttaatatatgaaattgaggaaaagacaaaggaaaggctGACTCCCTACCCTGCTGGGGCTACTCTTCCAATTTTTGCTGCTATTGTTACATATTAGCATTCACTGGGTACTAAAAAGATGGGCAGCCCCTTAGATCATTTTTCCTTATCTCTTTCTCATAATCCtacttcattccttcattcacttatttttaaaagggtcaTGTGTACAAATATATAGTTCAGAAAATTTCTAAATGTAACTATCTATGAAAGTATGCGGCAAAATCCCATTCACAGTCCTAGTCTCCTTCCACAGCCAAACACTTTTAATTGGTTTCTTATATATCATTTCAGAATTTATCTTTgaaaatacacatgtatatttttattctactctTCTCGCTCAACACAAAAAGTAGCATACCACACCTACGATACCActccttcttccttttaaaacacacacaccatcGATCCGAGTTCTTCTACGTGAGTGCAGagtctttctcattcttcttttcagCTGCACAGTGTGCATCATTTGGATGCACCACAGTTTACTTAACCAGTTCCTGTTGGTGGACACTGAAATCATCCCTATCATACTATTGCAAACAACAGTGTCAAGCACAACCACCTGCACACACCAAGTTCATTTCTGAATCTGCCTTTGATGAAGCCTCTGCTTGAATCACCACAAGGTCACAAGGCTGAAAACTTAGCcccttttttagttttcattacgTACGGCAGTATGTAGCAAAAGACTCTCTCGGGCAAAGCAAACGTACTCTTTGGGGACGTACTTCAtaatgataaatggataaacCGAACACCAAGGAGAACCCATTCTATTTAAccatgcacatgtatgcatacaATATATGATATGcacagaaagtttaaataaatccATCAAAGCATTAGGCACTGTCTCAGTATGGTGGATCTATGGAGTGCTTTGTAGACTGCCCTCCTTGTCTATCAATTCTTTCTAATTCCACAAcagtaaatatgtatatttctacaatataaaatttcaaaaaatgcgAACTCATATTAAGCTGCATATTCCTTCAGTCTCTCCCACATTTGTATGGTGTTCCAGAGTGCTCAAACATCACTTcgttaaaaacatttaattatttttcaatatagagttggcagggtcttgctctgttgaccaagctggtcttgaactcctagatcCTCCTGGATCCCctcacttccacctcccaaagtgccagtatCACAAGGGTGAGCCATCAGGCCCGGCCAGCTTCATTTCAGAAATCTTTCCCCAGCACTCCATATATTACGAGTAATGCCTTACTTCTTCTTTAGATAGCACTTTAGTCATATCTCTATTACCTCACTTGTCACATGATAATCAGTTGCTCACCCATCCATCTCCCTTCATTGCTCATGAGCTCCTTGAGAAGAGTCTGATTTTCAGCACCTTGAACAGAGTGCAACACACACATGCTTCATACACAGAGAGGAAATGATTTCACTAGAGTGTAATTACTCCCAGAATTCAATACCTGTATTTCTAAATTGTTCTAGATactctgccaacaacctgagaATGTTATGTTTTTTCCCTAAAACTTATATGCATTACTGAGTGTCTACAGTCATAGCTAACTCAATGGTGATGTGACGTCTCGCCAAGCccattgatagtttttttttggtGACTTTTAATTGTAAGTTTTgattttgattgtttcctttttgttttcttaatctagcAGTGTTTGGTAAACTTCAACATCTCTATATCCCTGTGTCTTTGCACCTGCTGGTCTCTGCTTGGAATAATGTCTCAAGCTTTTAGTCACCTGGAAAAAATTTCTACTCACCCTTAGAATCAGcttaaataggctgggcacggtggctcatgcctgtaatcccagcactttgggaggccaaggcaggcagatcccctgaagtcagtagttcaacaccagcctgcaATCTTGAACTACttcaacatggtggaaccccgtctctactacaaatacaaaaaatagcttgGCGTAATTGTGGAGGCcaataatctcagctactcgggaggctgaggcaggataattgcttgaacctgggaggtggaggttgcagtgagatgagattatGCAATTgcactccatctttttttttttttttttgagagggagtcttgctctgtcgcccgggctggagtgcagtggccgaatctcagctccctgcaagctccgcctcccaggtttacgccattctcctgcctcagcctcccaagtagctgggactacaggcgcccgccacctcgcccggctagttttttgtattgtattttttagtagagacggggtttcactgtgttagccaggatggtctcgatctcctgacctcgtgatccgcccatcttggcctcccaaagtgctgggattacaggcttgagcgaccgcgcccggccgcacTCCATCttgtgtgacagagtgacacttcatttcacacacacacaaaaaagaaagaaagaaagaaagaaagaaagaaagaaagaaagaaagaaagaaagaaagagagaaagaaagaaagaaaaaagcttaaaTAATACCTTCCCTGAGGAGCTTTTATGTCTTCCTATTCTTTCAGGAAGAGTTGAAAATTCCTCAACTTTTGAAACATTTGTGCCTCTTTAGTATGTATCAGGCACTGAATGAGTGCCTAGGATACAAAGATGAAACTGTagaccctgccctcatggagctcatgGTCTAGTATGGAAAATAGCCATATGAACAAATAATCACACTATAGTTCTTCAGAGCTCAAATCTTATCCCAAATACTGCTAAATTAATGTTCTCTGAGGGTTTGAAAGTACGAGGACCAGCGACAATATGGCTGCTTGGATGGTGTTCCATCCAAGTTAACATTCGGCCCTCATCACCAAAGGTCATACGTGTGTGTCTCTTCCTTGCAACCCACCAGGGCCTAACACATCATATCACCACCTTTGAAAttaggaaacaggctcagaagtCCAAGAGCTTGACCAAAGTAACTCAGCTGGTAGGTAGCAGAACCAGGTCTGTATGATTCTTCTTCAATGTCCTGCCAGTTACATGGGCAAGTGGCCTCAAAATCAACAAAAGACAAGTAGAGGTTGACATGTGTCAACGAACAGAGGCTCAAAAGGAAGAGTTTATACACAAGAATAGAGCAGAAATCTTCCAGAAGTATGTCCGGGGATGTGAAGTAGGAGGGCACACGCCAGGTTTCACCGTGGTCAAGGGAATCTATAATTCCAACCTGGGCCTCACCCGCTGAGCTCCAGACTTAGCTATCTGTCTTTCTTACTCTTACATAAATTCCACAGGGCAGGACCTTAATCTCTAGCTTGTTCATTACAGATTAAAGCAGAGCCTGGCTTATAGTaagtacataataaatacatgaatgaataaataaactatcAAAGAAGCTAAAGAAACATTGCACACTACTGGGGGAATGGATTACCATGAAAACAGACCCTAGCAGTCACTCACAAATATAGTTGACCCTCATTATTTGTAAATCCCGTATTTGCAAATTTATGTACTTGTTAAAATGTCTTTGTAATCCCCAAATTAAAACTTGTGGAGCTTTCAAGGTGACTCCTGGATAGACACACAGTAATGAAAACTCTGTCACTCCTTGCACACGTCCCCAACTAAGGTCAAATAATGTGACCCTCTGTCTTCCTGTTTCAACTCTCCTACAAAGATGACCTGAGGACTGAGACAGTAGAGGACAGTGCAGGGTAGTGTAAGATGCTGTGGCTCTGGGGCCAATTGGACGGGGTCTGAATCATAACTCTGGCACCTGTTAGCGGAATGGCTTCAGGTAAGTCACTTAACACTTCTGTACTTCCTTTATTCTTCAATGATCAGGAGCAACGTACTCAAAGCCCAGTTTAAAGAAATGTTTCAGCAGAGGATTTACTGCACTGGGGATTTAGCCCCTTCTATTCTTCTAATCTCACTGATTTCTGCTTGTATATCTTTAATCATTTCCCCATTCTGCTTTCCTTCAGGGTTTTTGATTGTCCTTTCTAAGAAGGAGTTAGAGgcttaattcattttcattcttaatgACATAAGGATTTTAAGGCAATGAACATTCCTCTGAGCTCTCCTCTAGCTGCTAATACGTAACGATTGCATTATTACTATTCTCTAGATATTCTGCAGTTTTAATTTCAAATCCCTGTTTGACCTAAGGGTTGTTTGCATGAATTGTAAAATTCCACCAATCtacatttgttttctggttttgttagTAACTTATAGAtttaactaagatcagagaatgACATCTgtcctttttctactttttagtaTTTGAGGTGTTCTTCACTGAAAAAGATTAGCCTCCTGAATGTTCCAGACAGGAAGAAGGAGGTAGCAGATGAGAGAGCAGAGTAGATAGaagtttcatattttaattatggTTTAATTCTAAGCATTCTAAAATTTCATTggatattttttaagattttttaaagtaggaaTTACAAGggtgtttaatttccaaattcaTGTAGCTTTTGGTTAATCTCTTCATTATTGACTTCTAACCTTAACTGcttcatatttaaattataaattatatggtGTGGATGGTACCAAATGTTTTTAAATCCTGTGAGTTGCTTTACAGATTAGCATATAATAAAGGTTTCTCCCATGGTCCACAGATGCTCGAGAAGAATATAGAATATCTAACTATTGGGTACAGAGGTCTGTATTTGTCCATTATACCATGTCCGTTCACAGGGTATTCAAATCTATATATGGGCATTGTGTGTAAATTATTTATGGTAATCAGGGTATGTTGAAATCTCCAAATACCATGGCAGACTTGTCAATTTCTCTCTGTGGTTCTATCAGTTCTTCCTCTGTATTTTGAGGCTATTTTTGATAGGTACATAAACTCTGAAAATTTCTACATCTTCCTAATTAACAGTTGTTTAGCATCAAGTTGTTACTAATGGTTTCTGTTTCAAAATCCTATTTTGTTTGAAACTGAAGCTCCTTCTCTTGTTTTGGTTAATGTGTACTGGCATATCTTTATCactctctctcctttataaaaactTTCAATCTTTTCACAtcctcatattttaaatatgatagATTAAAACAACTGGATATTGTTTTATTACTTCCATCTGTCTAACTGGTAactttagtccatttacattcgtTGTGACTGATTTATTTGGACTTCCTTCTGTCACctttagaatttctatttctctcaCTTTCCAATGTAGTTTTAATATTTCATCCTGGGATTCCATTAAGACATATTTCAGACCTCATTCtgatctccctctccccaccaaccCCACCAACTTCTGTCCTATCATTTGTCCTCGTGTCTCTCTGTGTAACATACAGACTTAATTTTGGAGATTTCACTTTTGGAGATAATCGTCTAACCAATTAATCCTTTCTTCTGGTGTCTAATCCATCCACTGAGTTTCTGATTTCAACAATTATattgtgtatttctttatttcattttcttctgagacagagtcacactctgtcacccaggctggactgcagtggcacgaacctgcagcctcggcctctgggctcaagtgatcctcccacctcagcctcttgattagctgggactataggcaggtaccacatacccagctattttttttttttttttcggtggTGGTGTCAGGTATTGTTTGTAGAAATGAGTtgtcaccgtgttgtccaggctcatctccaactcccgggctcatgtcaccctccttcctcagcctctcaaaaagTGCTTGGATAAGTTCTATTTCATCCATTTTCCTTTCAGGTGTTCCTCATCACGCCTGGTGGTCTCACTGCTCACTCAGTTTTATGAGTccatgttttttatatatattaatgtatttcaCATGTAactattttctcacaattctaatATTTGAAGTCTGTGTTCTGCATCTGATAATTCCAAAACCTGCAGTCTTTGGGAAACATATTAGTCATTGTTTCTGACAATTCTGAAATATGTTGGGTTGACTACTTGAATGCTATGATTTGACTGAATTAGTAGTTGCCTGCTTTTAAGCTTTGGGAAGTTAGAGGTGCTTCCCTACAAATGTATCTGTGTCTGCTTCTGATGAGAGCTGTGGACACAACTAACATGAGACCACTTTACCACCATGCCTAATCCTGACATCCTGTTGGATTCTCTTGGAGAATGTCAGGATTACACAAGGTTCTCAAATTTGGCTGCCCAACCTTGCTCATTTATACACAGAAGACTAGACTGCTTAGTATAGGTGGTGACTCCCTTCCTCCTaccctggaaaaaacaaaacagatctcTCATCTGAATGTgatcacagaagaggaaactctGAAGATGAATAACTGGAGGCTGTGGGCAGCAGGGAAAGACTGGTGTCTTTCCAGACCACAAAAATAGGTCAGAAGCTCCTCTAAAGGCTGTGTGCTCCAGGATTTCACTATTTAGCTCAACTACCAGTCCCTCTGTAAGAGTGAACGGAAGCTTCTCAGGGCACCATGTTGCCTTTAAACCACAAATTCTTGCTAAAAGTCATGGTCATGGTAAAAAAGCTATGGCTTTGGAAGGCTTTCTTGGTAATGTCCTAGAATTATGGTTACAGCCTGCGTTTCATGTTAACTAAACAGGAAATCAGCCTCACCAGTATCCTCCTGTCCTGTGCAGGCTCTCAGCTCCTCTTGGTTGGGCCTTGGGCTGCCAGACTGTCTGGTTTTAATCCTTGCTCTGCCAcctgtgaccctggacaagttaTCTACCTTTAGTTACCTCATCTACAAGATGCAGATATTAGTAATACCCTCTTTTTAACTTATTAAGAGGATCAAAAgagttaataaaaaataacaaataaaaagaattggtAAGTATAGGcgcagaggggaaaaaaaggaaaaataaatcaataaatgaataaagaaataaagaaataattaaaaagactagtgcctagcacagaaaAGTTCATCGGGAATTAATTCTATAACATGAACTCAATTTTGCAAAATTTCAGAGTACATATAACTTTTAACTTATTAGGGTATACATAGCGATAATAAGTTTACAAGTGTAGCCATGTTTGCCTACAGTAAAGATAACAAAGACTAAACAAGCAGGTACTAAATCATTAAGTGATTATCAGTTAGTATCTTTAGTTTTCTtatacttctatattttctatagaTCATCTTtataacaagaagaaaacaaaccaaatgaaaatgaaatgacttCTCTCAAAAAGAATtaagtcagaaagaaagaaggctcacaaatataaaatatctctTACGGGTTATGTAAAATTGTTAATAAAAGTACCTTCTTTGTGCCAAGCTGCACTCTGGCTTTGCCTTTGAGTCAGGTGGCATTTCTTTGCACGATGACCGGTTCTATTGAGTAGGCACTGCTTCAGCCCTACAGGAAGAACAAAACATCTCTAGAACACAGCAGCATTCCTGATTCCCACTTGAGAAGGCCTAACAAAATGGCATGTACCTCAACAGCAGCAGATCAGTGTTAAAAAGCCTGGAGACAaggggaaaaagtaaaattggacCATTTCCAGAAtctcacaaaaaacaacaaactgaCGTTCTAAGTGCCCAACGTGAGCAAATTAGAACTTTAAATAAAGGTCACTCTCAATGCCGATCCTAGCATAGATTCAGCACCAAGTATAATCTGATTTTACTGGTTTACCTTTTTCATTCTTGAAAGTAGGAGCTatgaaaaaaaccccaaaaaacaaaaaaacaccaaaacttCTTTAAGAGAACCTTCTACTTACAACCTAACTTCCCGTAATCGAAACACTCTATTGTGGGTGAAAATtcaatattataagaaaataatcaccTGTTTTGTGAGAAGTTCTATACATAATGCTCCTCCACCCAATACATAccttgaaaggaaaaaaggaaacagaaaaaatcaTCATAAGAATTATTCCTGCTTAAACAGTTTCTACGTGCCATTACTAAGAAAGTATGCACACAGTAAAGATGAGAAGAGAACATGCAAGCATGAACATACTTGTTACAGATATAGGGCTAtgggcaatttaaaaattctaacgTTTCAACTGTCATGTAATTGCTCTGAAATTCTAGTCAATTGTTTGAAATGGCTCTTAGAACagaatactttgaaatatttatgaagtcaAAAACAAAGAACTTAGCCGTAAATATTCCAAAGCATCGGGGCAGAAGAACCCATTTCCTTAAATGGCATTTGAGTATTCTTTACAACTGCAACTTTCTCTCCCATCCTGTGATGGCCAAGAGTTTTTCCTCTGACAATGGCACTGACCTTACCCTATTCAATATATGAACATCCGCATTGCTTCATGGTTGgaattgtttttctccattctgttgtgagaatcaaatggtTCAGACCATGTAGCTCCTCTCTGGGACTCCTCAAGTCCTTTCTAGGTCTGAAGACTATTCTCTGAACCAAACACAACTTCTGGGGATGTACCAGATCTCCCAGTAGAAAATTATTTAGATAAAGATGTTTTAACCTTTTAACtctttctcaaacaaaataatttcatttctcctttaatgttattttatatttcaaaatacacagatagcatgcctaaaataaaatcaaggcaATGACAGGTTTAGAACACAAACTGTGGTGATTTTGAAAACACAAAAGCTAAGACCACTGATTAGGTCTATGTGGACACCAAGTCCACCACAACCTGTTCTGTCCTCTGGGGCTCTGCACACACATTTCCCTTGCCTGACATTCCTTCTGCTTCCCACCCTTCCA
The window above is part of the Macaca fascicularis isolate 582-1 chromosome 7, T2T-MFA8v1.1 genome. Proteins encoded here:
- the LOC141407169 gene encoding uncharacterized protein isoform X2 — translated: MKEEPISGKKLEDEGIEKENLAILEKIRKTERQDHLNVIDPDSPLHSDFQILKEKEGIGDILLNLPFNVCIGWRSIMYRTSHKTGLKQCLLNRTGHRAKKCHLTQRQSQSAAWHKEGSQVAEQGLKPDSLAAQGPTKRS